A part of Candidatus Polarisedimenticolaceae bacterium genomic DNA contains:
- a CDS encoding metalloregulator ArsR/SmtB family transcription factor yields MAYQRALEALADPTRRAVYERLRKGPRAVGELADGLDVSRPAVSQHLRVLEEAGLVKARAEGTRRIYRVEVKGLKELRRYLDALWSDALGAFEEEARRGKR; encoded by the coding sequence ATGGCTTACCAAAGAGCGCTCGAGGCCCTCGCCGACCCCACGCGCCGCGCCGTCTACGAACGGCTGCGCAAGGGGCCGCGGGCCGTGGGGGAGCTCGCGGACGGGCTCGACGTCTCGCGCCCGGCGGTCTCCCAGCACCTGCGCGTCCTCGAGGAGGCCGGGCTCGTCAAGGCCAGGGCCGAAGGCACGCGCCGGATCTACCGCGTCGAGGTGAAGGGGCTGAAGGAGCTCCGCCGCTATCTCGACGCGCTCTGGAGCGACGCCCTCGGGGCGTTCGAGGAGGAGGCGCGCCGTGGGAAACGTTGA
- a CDS encoding 2-hydroxychromene-2-carboxylate isomerase, with protein MRTLEFWFDFGSTYSYPAAMRVEALAASRGVALAYRPFLLGPIFRLQGWSDSPFNLNPRRGAYMWRDVERICAGLGIPFRRPSSFPRNGLLAARVCCAHEGEPWIPAFVRAVFDANFARDREIAEPATIAACLEPLGLDPGRALAAAGAQPAKDLLRARTDEAERRGVFGAPTWFAGDELFWGNDRLEAALDWLERP; from the coding sequence GTGCGCACCCTCGAGTTCTGGTTCGACTTCGGATCGACCTACTCCTACCCGGCGGCGATGCGCGTCGAGGCGCTCGCCGCCTCACGCGGGGTCGCGCTCGCGTACCGGCCGTTCCTTCTCGGCCCGATCTTCCGGCTGCAGGGGTGGAGCGACTCCCCGTTCAACCTGAACCCGCGGCGGGGCGCGTACATGTGGCGCGACGTCGAGAGGATCTGCGCGGGGCTGGGCATCCCGTTCCGGAGGCCTTCGTCGTTCCCCCGGAACGGACTTCTCGCCGCCCGGGTCTGCTGCGCGCACGAGGGTGAGCCCTGGATTCCGGCGTTCGTCCGGGCGGTGTTCGACGCGAACTTCGCCCGGGACCGCGAGATCGCCGAACCCGCGACGATCGCGGCGTGCCTCGAGCCGCTCGGCCTCGACCCGGGACGCGCCCTCGCGGCCGCGGGCGCGCAGCCGGCCAAGGACCTGCTCCGAGCCCGGACGGACGAGGCGGAGCGTCGCGGGGTGTTCGGTGCTCCCACCTGGTTCGCCGGAGACGAGTTGTTCTGGGGGAACGACCGGCTCGAGGCGGCGCTGGACTGGCTCGAGCGGCCCTGA
- the ilvE gene encoding branched-chain-amino-acid transaminase — translation MKIYVDGKLHPKDDARISVFDHGFLYGDGVFEGIRVYEGNVFRLREHIERLYRSAKTLALEIPMTQDEMMQAVCETVSANEQKNAYIRLVVSRGPGDLGIDPANCPRSTVVIIVASIKLYPQEFYDKGVPLVTSHVRRIPIQALDVRIKSLNYLNNIMAKLDAKRAGAVEAVMLNHQGRVAECTADNIFIWANGTLKTPDLLEGALGGITRDAVLDIAKAQGIPSSETKMGLHDLYNADEVFLTGTGAEIVPVVMIDGRTIGTGKPGPMTQRILAEFRKLRVAEGTKVNYPAEAPAR, via the coding sequence GTGAAGATCTACGTCGACGGCAAGCTCCATCCGAAGGACGACGCCCGGATCTCCGTGTTCGACCACGGGTTCCTCTACGGCGACGGCGTGTTCGAGGGGATCCGCGTCTACGAGGGGAACGTGTTCCGGCTCAGGGAGCACATCGAGCGCCTGTACCGCTCGGCGAAGACCCTCGCCCTCGAGATCCCGATGACGCAGGACGAGATGATGCAGGCCGTCTGCGAGACGGTTTCGGCGAACGAGCAGAAAAACGCCTACATCCGCCTCGTCGTCTCGCGCGGCCCGGGGGACCTCGGCATCGACCCCGCCAACTGCCCGCGGTCGACGGTCGTGATCATCGTCGCCTCGATCAAGCTCTACCCGCAGGAGTTCTACGACAAGGGCGTGCCGCTCGTGACCTCGCACGTGCGCCGCATCCCGATCCAGGCGCTCGACGTCCGCATCAAGTCGCTGAACTACCTGAACAACATCATGGCCAAGCTCGATGCGAAGCGCGCGGGGGCGGTCGAGGCGGTGATGCTCAACCACCAGGGGCGCGTCGCCGAGTGCACGGCGGACAACATCTTCATCTGGGCGAACGGCACGCTGAAGACCCCCGACCTCCTCGAAGGGGCGCTCGGCGGCATCACCCGCGACGCGGTCCTCGACATCGCGAAGGCGCAGGGCATCCCGTCGAGCGAGACGAAGATGGGTCTGCACGACCTCTACAACGCCGACGAGGTCTTCCTCACCGGGACCGGAGCCGAGATCGTTCCCGTCGTCATGATCGACGGCCGCACGATCGGCACCGGGAAGCCCGGTCCGATGACGCAGCGGATCCTGGCGGAGTTCCGGAAGCTGCGCGTCGCCGAGGGGACGAAGGTGAACTACCCGGCGGAGGCGCCGGCGCGGTAG
- the pdxT gene encoding pyridoxal 5'-phosphate synthase glutaminase subunit PdxT, with the protein MATVGVLALQGDFAAHVRALGRVGATAVEVRRVAELHALDGLVIPGGESTTLLNLMEDEPWFEELRAFHARGNSILGTCAGAILLAREVRHPAQPSLGLLDAVVERNGYGRQIDSFETRLASPAFGGEVEAVFIRAPRFVELGRDVEVLARLEGEPVAVRQGRVTALTFHPELTAEAKVHRYFLDSMLASEPTTLRRF; encoded by the coding sequence GTGGCGACGGTCGGCGTGCTCGCCTTGCAGGGGGACTTCGCCGCGCACGTGCGCGCGCTCGGTCGCGTCGGCGCGACCGCCGTCGAGGTGCGCAGGGTCGCCGAGCTTCACGCCCTCGACGGGCTCGTGATCCCCGGCGGCGAGAGCACGACGCTGCTCAACCTGATGGAGGACGAGCCCTGGTTCGAGGAGCTTCGTGCGTTCCACGCCCGCGGGAATTCGATCCTCGGCACGTGCGCCGGAGCGATCCTGCTCGCCCGCGAGGTGCGGCATCCGGCGCAGCCGAGCCTGGGTCTGCTGGACGCGGTCGTCGAGCGGAACGGCTACGGCCGCCAGATCGACTCGTTCGAGACGCGCCTCGCCTCTCCCGCGTTCGGCGGAGAGGTCGAGGCGGTGTTCATCCGCGCGCCCCGGTTCGTCGAGCTCGGGCGCGACGTCGAGGTCCTCGCCCGCCTCGAGGGGGAGCCCGTGGCGGTCCGCCAGGGGCGCGTGACCGCGTTGACGTTCCACCCGGAGCTCACCGCCGAGGCCAAGGTCCACCGGTATTTCCTGGATTCGATGCTTGCATCGGAGCCCACGACGCTCAGGAGGTTCTAG
- the pdxS gene encoding pyridoxal 5'-phosphate synthase lyase subunit PdxS translates to MTEGNKGTLRLKTGLAEMLKGGVIMDVVDASQAKLAEDAGAAAVMALERVPSDIRKDGGVARMSDPEMILEIMDAVSIPVMAKCRIGHFAEARVLESLGVDYIDESEVLTPADEAYHVDKFAFSVPFVCGCRDLGEALRRIGEGAAMLRTKGEAGTGNIVEAVRHMRAVVSGIKRLTTLGPEEMMTEAKNLGAPYDLVRLVAAEGKLPVPNFAAGGVATPADAALMMHLGAEAVFVGSGIFKSADPAKRAKAIVRAVTHHRDWKVVAEVSKGLGEAMPGLETGKLPESELMQTRGW, encoded by the coding sequence ATGACCGAAGGCAACAAGGGAACGTTGAGGCTCAAGACCGGGCTCGCCGAGATGCTCAAGGGCGGCGTCATCATGGACGTCGTGGACGCGTCGCAGGCGAAGCTCGCGGAGGACGCGGGCGCCGCGGCGGTGATGGCGCTCGAGCGCGTCCCCTCCGACATCCGCAAGGACGGCGGCGTCGCCCGGATGTCCGACCCGGAGATGATCCTCGAGATCATGGACGCGGTCTCGATCCCGGTGATGGCGAAGTGCCGCATCGGGCACTTCGCCGAGGCGCGGGTGCTCGAGTCGCTGGGCGTCGACTACATCGACGAGAGCGAGGTCCTCACGCCCGCGGACGAGGCGTACCACGTGGACAAGTTCGCCTTCTCGGTGCCCTTCGTGTGCGGCTGCCGCGATCTCGGCGAGGCGCTGCGGCGGATCGGCGAAGGCGCGGCGATGCTCCGGACGAAGGGCGAGGCCGGGACCGGCAACATCGTCGAGGCCGTGCGCCACATGCGCGCCGTCGTCTCGGGGATCAAGCGGCTCACCACGCTCGGGCCGGAGGAGATGATGACCGAGGCGAAGAACCTCGGCGCCCCGTACGACCTCGTCCGGCTCGTGGCGGCGGAAGGCAAGCTCCCCGTTCCGAACTTCGCGGCGGGCGGGGTGGCGACTCCGGCCGACGCGGCGCTGATGATGCACCTGGGCGCCGAGGCGGTGTTCGTCGGGTCGGGCATCTTCAAGTCCGCCGATCCCGCCAAGCGCGCGAAGGCGATCGTCCGCGCCGTGACCCACCACCGCGACTGGAAGGTCGTCGCCGAGGTCTCGAAGGGACTCGGCGAGGCGATGCCCGGTCTCGAGACCGGCAAGCTCCCGGAGTCGGAGCTGATGCAGACGCGGGGCTGGTAG
- a CDS encoding PLP-dependent aminotransferase family protein, translating to MTVPGLKIDLDAETPVYRQIADGIRRALEEGRVLAGRKLPPTRDLALQLGVNRNTVVAAYDLLVEEGVARSHTGRGTFLVGAPAPVERGAESASWFTAFSRAVEGPGVAGLASVYRVAISNEGISFAGSFPAPDLMPAEAFRRAMNRVLKEKGGDVLAYGPPAGYPPLREAIAADLRRRGSRAAAEDILITNGSQQAIELVFRAFVDPGDAVVLDEPTYTGALSVLASLDARLVGVPSDAHGMRPDLLERALERHRPRLLYLQPTFHNPTTRVMPEGRRREILDLARRHYCPVVEDDWAGDLRLEGEDIPTLHALDGGGHVIHLSTFSKKLLPGLRIGWLAAPGPVLSRLALLKQIEDHGTSLLLQAALHAFLEEGSLADHLEATRVAYRSRRDTMLRAIAASFPEGVEVSSPEGGLFVWVTLPRGVDGDEIAASARERGVLLNPGSLFHFDGGGRNTMRLTFSAVTPEQIERGISVLGALLRERVPGGWREREGAAMEAVPLV from the coding sequence GTGACCGTACCCGGCCTCAAGATCGACCTCGACGCGGAGACGCCGGTCTACCGGCAGATCGCCGACGGCATCCGCCGCGCGCTCGAGGAAGGTCGCGTGCTGGCGGGGCGGAAGCTCCCGCCCACGCGCGACCTCGCGCTCCAGCTGGGGGTCAACCGGAACACGGTGGTTGCGGCGTACGACCTGCTCGTCGAGGAAGGGGTCGCGCGCAGCCACACGGGCCGAGGGACCTTCCTCGTCGGAGCGCCTGCTCCCGTCGAGCGCGGGGCCGAAAGCGCGTCGTGGTTCACCGCCTTCTCGCGCGCGGTCGAGGGTCCGGGAGTCGCCGGGCTCGCGTCGGTCTACCGCGTCGCGATCTCCAACGAAGGGATCTCGTTCGCCGGCTCGTTCCCCGCACCCGACCTTATGCCCGCCGAGGCGTTCCGGCGCGCGATGAACCGCGTGCTCAAGGAGAAGGGGGGGGACGTCCTGGCCTACGGTCCTCCCGCGGGGTACCCGCCGCTGCGCGAGGCGATCGCCGCGGATCTCCGCCGTCGGGGCAGCCGCGCCGCGGCCGAGGACATCCTGATCACCAACGGCTCGCAGCAGGCGATCGAGCTCGTCTTCCGGGCGTTCGTCGATCCGGGGGACGCCGTCGTCCTCGACGAGCCGACCTACACCGGCGCCCTGAGCGTGCTCGCCTCGCTCGACGCGCGGCTGGTGGGCGTCCCGTCGGACGCGCACGGCATGCGCCCCGACCTCCTCGAGCGCGCGCTCGAGCGCCACCGCCCGCGCCTGCTCTACCTGCAGCCGACGTTCCACAACCCCACGACCCGGGTCATGCCCGAGGGTCGCCGGCGGGAGATCCTCGACCTCGCGCGCCGGCACTACTGTCCCGTCGTCGAGGACGACTGGGCGGGCGACCTGCGCCTCGAGGGCGAGGACATCCCGACGCTGCACGCCCTCGACGGCGGCGGGCACGTGATCCACCTGAGCACCTTCTCGAAGAAGCTCCTTCCGGGGCTGCGCATCGGGTGGCTCGCGGCGCCCGGACCGGTGCTTTCGCGGCTCGCGCTCCTCAAGCAGATCGAGGACCACGGCACGAGCCTGCTGCTGCAGGCGGCGCTGCACGCGTTCCTCGAGGAGGGCTCGCTGGCCGATCATCTGGAGGCGACGCGCGTCGCCTACCGCAGCCGCCGGGACACGATGCTGCGGGCGATCGCCGCCTCGTTCCCCGAGGGCGTCGAGGTGTCGAGCCCCGAAGGGGGGTTGTTCGTCTGGGTGACGCTCCCCCGGGGGGTCGACGGCGACGAGATCGCGGCCTCGGCGCGCGAGCGCGGCGTGCTGCTCAACCCCGGGTCGTTGTTCCATTTCGACGGCGGCGGCAGGAACACGATGCGGCTGACCTTCTCGGCCGTGACCCCCGAACAGATCGAACGAGGGATTTCCGTCCTGGGAGCGCTGCTGCGCGAGCGCGTCCCGGGCGGCTGGCGTGAACGCGAGGGCGCGGCGATGGAAGCCGTGCCGCTCGTCTGA